The uncultured Eubacteriales bacterium region GCCGTTCTTCACCCGGGTGCCCTCGGGAAAGAGAAGGACTTTTTCGCCGCTCTTGAGGTGTTTCATAGCGGTCTTGATGGCCCCAACGTCGGCTTTGCCCCGCTCCACGCCGAAGACCCCGGCCATTTTGAGGAGCCAGCCGATGACCGGTACGTGCATAAGTTCGGCCTTGGCCATGACCCGCATCTGGTTTCTCCGCCCGGCAGCGAAGACCAGGAAGAAGGGGTCGCTCATGGCGCTGTGGTTGCCGCAGACCACGGCGCCCCCGGCGGGCAGGTTCTCCCGCCCCACCTGGCGCACGGGATGGACCAGGTTGAAAAAGGGCCAAATCACGCTCCAGATCACCGCGTAAAATACTCTCATACCTCGACCTTCTCCTTTATGACCTGGAGGAGCCCACAAAAGCTCTGCTCCAGAGAGTTGCCCGTGGTGTCTACCAGCACTGCGTCCTCCGCCATGCGCAGGGGCGCGGCGGCCCGAGAGCTGTCGTTTCTGTCCCGCTCCACGATGTCCGCGAGGACGGTGCCGAAATCGCAGGCCTGGCCTCGGGCCAGCAGCTCGGCCTGGCGGCGTTCCGCCCGGTCCTCCGGGGTGGCGGTAAGAAATATTTTCACGTCCGCGTCGGGCAGCACTACGGTG contains the following coding sequences:
- a CDS encoding Acyltransferase, translated to MRVFYAVIWSVIWPFFNLVHPVRQVGRENLPAGGAVVCGNHSAMSDPFFLVFAAGRRNQMRVMAKAELMHVPVIGWLLKMAGVFGVERGKADVGAIKTAMKHLKSGEKVLLFPEGTRVKNGLDKEGHESEAKTGAAMLAMRTGVPLVPVYIPEKKNWFRFTTVVIGEPYYPEAASGEKKPTAEDYRIVADNLMERVRALGGVSA